Proteins from a genomic interval of Candidatus Hinthialibacter antarcticus:
- a CDS encoding ABC transporter ATP-binding protein — translation MISVHEIEKSFGSLKAVDRISFEVADGELFGFLGPNGAGKTTTLNMLCGLLKPDGGTSIIDGVDVWQSPKRAKRNIGLVPQDLAIYEELTAIENLKFWGGLYHLPGSELKKNIQEVLERVGLSDRAKEPVKQFSGGMKRRLNLAIGLVHKPKFVLLDEPTVGIDPQARNAILDIIREIASEGATILFTTHHLEEAEALCQRIAIIDHGKILEMGTIDELAQVVGDGEVVSIRGEFSAAKIQETLNVEQIKILTAAENSVTLSLKENGFGIGQLVQTMTGAGLSIADMSIQKPSLESVFLKLTGRELRD, via the coding sequence ATGATATCCGTACATGAAATCGAAAAAAGTTTCGGCAGTCTGAAAGCGGTTGACCGCATCTCGTTCGAGGTTGCGGACGGTGAATTGTTTGGTTTTTTAGGACCAAACGGCGCAGGGAAAACAACCACGTTGAATATGCTGTGCGGTTTGCTGAAGCCGGACGGCGGGACGTCGATCATTGACGGTGTTGATGTTTGGCAATCGCCCAAACGAGCCAAACGAAATATCGGTCTGGTTCCACAAGACCTAGCCATTTATGAAGAACTGACTGCAATTGAAAATCTAAAATTTTGGGGCGGATTGTATCATCTCCCCGGCAGTGAGTTGAAGAAGAATATTCAAGAGGTGTTGGAACGCGTTGGCCTCAGCGACCGCGCTAAAGAGCCCGTTAAGCAATTCTCCGGCGGCATGAAACGCCGCCTGAATCTTGCCATCGGCCTGGTTCATAAACCAAAATTTGTGTTGTTGGATGAACCGACGGTGGGCATCGACCCCCAAGCGCGTAACGCCATTCTTGATATCATTCGCGAGATCGCCAGTGAAGGGGCAACCATATTATTCACCACTCATCACCTCGAAGAAGCCGAAGCGCTCTGCCAGCGCATCGCCATTATCGACCACGGAAAAATTCTCGAAATGGGAACCATTGATGAACTCGCTCAAGTCGTCGGCGATGGGGAAGTGGTCAGCATTCGCGGTGAGTTTTCCGCTGCCAAGATTCAAGAAACCTTGAACGTAGAGCAAATTAAAATTCTCACAGCGGCGGAAAATTCGGTGACCTTGTCATTGAAAGAGAATGGATTCGGCATCGGGCAATTGGTTCAAACCATGACTGGCGCGGGCTTGTCAATCGCTGATATGTCGATTCAGAAACCCAGTTTAGAGAGCGTGTTTTTAAAACTAACGGGACGCGAGCTGAGAGATTGA